The Pseudodesulfovibrio hydrargyri genome segment GTCATAGCAGTGACCCGGCGCATCGACGGCCGGGTCTGGACCCTGCGGGCAACGGTCAACCCGACCATCTTCGGCAACATGGTCAACGCGCCGGGCATCGGCGACACGGGCGAGGCGTACATCCTCAACCGGGAGGGGCTGTTCCAGACCAACCGACGGTCCGGCGGCGGGCTGCTCGAGCGCGACGGCTACGCCTACCCTTCCCAGGACGAGAACCTGATTTCCTTCACCGGCTCGGACGGCGGCGAGGACTACCTGTTCGCCTCGGCCCGGCTCAACGACGGCAAGTGGCGGCTCATCGTCCGCCAGAAGGAGGAGGAGGCCTTCCAGGCCGTGTTCATGGCGGGCTACACGGTCATCTTCGTGTTGCTCTGCGGAGGGGCGCTCATCGTGGTCCTGGCGCTGATCGTCAGCCGCCGCCTGTCCGAGACCCTGCACGGCCAGGCCGAGGCGGTCAGCAAGCTGGAAGGCCAGCTGCTCCAGGCCGCCCGCCTGGCCGAACTGGGCGAGATGGCCGCGGGCTTCGCCCACGAGATCAACAACCCGCTGCAGATCATGAAGACCGATCTGGCCCTCCTGGACCTGACCCTGAAGGACGTGACCGAGGTGTGCGCCAACCGCGAGGCGTGCGACGAACTCAAGGAAATCGCGGACCAGTTCCAGATCCAGATCGGGCGGTGCGCGGCCATCACCCGCGAGATACTGCGCTTCGGGCGGCAGGACGCCCCGCACGTGGAGGACATGGACCTGGCCGAATTCCTGCCCAAGGTCGGGGCCATGGTCCAGAACAAGGCGCAGGTCAACGGCATCGACGTGACCTGCGACGTGTCCCCGGACGTGCCGAATGTCCTGGCCGACCCGGGTCAGCTGCAGCAGGTCATGATCAACCTGCTGAACAACGCCATACATGCGGTGGTGGACCGCCACGGGTCAAAGGGCGGGCGCATCGAGGTGGCCGCACGGGGAGACGACCGGGGCCGGGCCGTGATCACCGTGGCCGACAACGGCTGCGGCATCAATCAGGAGAGTCTGTCCAAGATATTCATGCCCTTCTTCACCACCAAGGCGCCCGGCCAGGGCACGGGGTTGGGCCTGTCCGTCTGCCACTCGATCATCGACTCCCTGGGCGGGGAGCTGACCGTGGACAGCGCCAAGGGCGAAGGCACGACCTTCACCGTTCGTATCCCTGGCAGGGACGCGTAATGCCGTCCTCCCCGGGAGACGGGATCCCATCGGGGGACGGGACTTCGGCCCCGTTCCCCGCCATCTTCCGCAGGGCCTCGGCGGTCATTCTGCCGATATCGTCCAGGTAGGCCCCGTAGCGCGTCAGATAGAAGGACAACCCCTTGGCGAAGTTGCGCCCCACCAGCCCGTCCACGAAAAGCATGGACACGGACTGTTCCTCGCGCAGAATCTGCTGCGAGGCCAGAAACACGGCGACCTCGTCCTCGGACATGGCTTCCAGGGCCTGGCGCAACGCCTCGCGGGCGCGCGGCTTGTAGGCCATGATGTAAAGCAGATCCAGGGCGTTGGCGATAACCTCGGGCACGTGGTTGAAGTTCGACTCCCGGGAAAAGGCGATGAACTCGGCGGGCCGGTTGAGCATGCCGAGCATGTCCCGGGTGGGGAAGGCGATCTCCAGGCGCGAGTATATCTCGAAGACCTGGCGCAGCTTTTCCGAATAGTCCCAGCGGCGCATGGCGATGTTCCGCCTGCGGTCCGCGAACCCCTCGATGACCCCGGCCACGCAGTCCGAGGCGAGCTTGGAGATGACCGCCGCCCACAGCTGGAGCACGGCCATGGGGTCGGCCGAACCGGCCAGGACCAGCATGCCTTGGACCGCCCAGTTGAAGAGCATGGCGATGGGGATGGACAGGACGCTGCGGAAGAAGTTGGCGGCCGCCGCCTCCCGGGGCAACCCCCGGACCACATTGTGGGTCGAGATGTACACCCCGTTGGTCAGGGCCATGATGGTATAGAGCAGCAGCGGGTTGGTGGCCGTGGTCACGCCGAACCCCTTGTCCAGGACCACGGACTTGCACAGCCAGTCGAGCAGGGGCACGGAAAAGCCCGTGTAGAGCAGGGATTCCGAGATGCGCTCCCAGTCGATGTAGTCGTTCCAGGCCAGGAACGGCGAACGTCTGAGCCCCCCGCCGCCGAGCACGGACTGGATGACGTTGCGCAGGCCGGTGATGGAGAACCAGATGACCCCGCCGAGGTAGGCCAGGACCCACCAGTCCTTGGTCAGGTAGAAGGTCAGAAAGGCGGGGATGAACCCGGCCAGGACCTTGAGCACGTTCTTGAGCCGGGTGTTCAGATGGCCGGGAGAGGGGCGGCGCCTGCACGAGTCCTCGGCCTTGAACAGGGACAGCCCGTTGCCCTCCTGCCGCCTGCCTCCCAGGGCGACGAGGTTGCCGCCTGTCTCGGTCACGGCGTACTCCTCCACGCGCCACCGGGTGCACA includes the following:
- a CDS encoding sensor histidine kinase; its protein translation is MAKQKHLCGIHRLLLVTMIVIPAIPLLISAAIGFYSFAGASRRFAVSSIRQAAVDRTALIDEFLHERRNDLESFLALLPEDALRGSRAQAEVTAWQHSGGPVFQDMGLIDPLGRHTAYVGPFGLADKDYRDADWFRETLQKGYFISDVYLGYRKVPHFVIAVTRRIDGRVWTLRATVNPTIFGNMVNAPGIGDTGEAYILNREGLFQTNRRSGGGLLERDGYAYPSQDENLISFTGSDGGEDYLFASARLNDGKWRLIVRQKEEEAFQAVFMAGYTVIFVLLCGGALIVVLALIVSRRLSETLHGQAEAVSKLEGQLLQAARLAELGEMAAGFAHEINNPLQIMKTDLALLDLTLKDVTEVCANREACDELKEIADQFQIQIGRCAAITREILRFGRQDAPHVEDMDLAEFLPKVGAMVQNKAQVNGIDVTCDVSPDVPNVLADPGQLQQVMINLLNNAIHAVVDRHGSKGGRIEVAARGDDRGRAVITVADNGCGINQESLSKIFMPFFTTKAPGQGTGLGLSVCHSIIDSLGGELTVDSAKGEGTTFTVRIPGRDA